A genomic region of Fusarium oxysporum Fo47 chromosome VI, complete sequence contains the following coding sequences:
- a CDS encoding alkaline foam protein A precursor: MQFKTLFAASLLGLAAAAPAEECTKTGPAKSGNSPAPKTFGLVALRSASPIHFTHFSASENGFLLGLPKDKQNATCTGKSDGSAVFRLSEGELFLYNTGKKQQRAYTDRSGMGQGVLQYATVTKNPLPEAFETKGWKIDKSGNLNFDNASGFTACPNGPDGSWTVWVATGNSRPGNSDKECLGFNARVAEIEHPTSCFYSEYSG, encoded by the exons ATGCAGTTCAAGACTCTCTTCGCCGCCTCTCTCCTCGGCCTCGCTGCCGCCGCCCCTGCAGAGGAGTGCACCAAGACCGGCCCCGCCAAGTCCGGCAACTCTCCCGCCCCCAAGACCTTTGGCCTCGTCGCTCTGCGATCCGCCAGCCCTATCCACTTCACGCACTTCAGCGCCTCGGAGAACGGCTTCCTGCTCGGTCTTCCCAAGGATAAGCAGAATGCCACCTGCACTGGCAAGTCTGATGGATCAGCTGTCTTCCGTCTGAGCGAGGGTGAACTGTTCCTCTACAACACTGgaaagaagcagcagcgCGCTTACACCGATCGCTCCGGAATGG GCCAAGGTGTTCTTCAGTATGCCACCGTCACCAAGAACCCACTTCCCGAGGCGTTCGAGACAAAGGGCTGGAAGATCGATAAGTCTGGCAACCTTAACTTTGACAATGCTAGCGGTTTCACTGCCTGCCCCAACGGCCCTGATGGTTCTTGGACCGTTTGGGTTGCCACTGGTAACTCCCGCCCTGGAAACAGCGACAAGGAGTGTCTTGGATTCAACGCCCGCGttgctgagattgagcaCCCTACTAGCTGCTTTTACTCCGAGTACTCTGGTTAA
- a CDS encoding kinase domain-containing protein — protein sequence MGRGRQEVPLSILRASQFNGRYQVATKLGYGANSTVWVARDLNRWRWLHEKYVAIKVNAIKQPSRRAPLENELDMMTHISQVNPQQKEFISGIHIYLVFEALREPLWLYRRRYIGGVIPPDILKILVLRFLNETFRTSSKIRFHKSTLMQVPFISLEITMDRLLFQQLWDLLEGKGLFDPTTSGKADKYDDQSHLGQITALIGPPPVSLLSRGQRTPIFYKPDGELKDPDRIPCDFSFENTINCMSGEEKLRFIQFIRRMVKWSPEERSTARELLEDPWLHEDFSQD from the exons ATGGGCAGGGGCCGCCAGGAAGTGCCACTAAGCATACTCCGAGCGAGTCAATTTA ACGGGAGATATCAAGTCGCTACAAAGTTAGGCTACGGTGCCAACTCGACTGTATGGGTGGCTAGAGATCTTAACCG ATGGCGCTGGTTACATGAGAAATATGTTGCTATTAAGGTTAATGCGATCAAACAGCCTTCACGGCGAGCCCCTCTTGAGAATGAACTCGACATGATGACGCACATTTCTCAAGTGAATCCTCAACAAAAAG AATTCATATCTGGAATCCACATCTACCTCGTCTTCGAGGCTTTACGCGAACCTCTGTGGCTCTACCGCAGGAGGTACATAGGTGGTGTTATACCTCCAGAtatcttgaagatcttggtgcTTCGATTCTTGAACGAGACGTTCAGGACGAGTTCGAAAATCCGCTTCCACAAAAGCACCTTGATGCAAGTACCATTTATCTCTCTCGAAATAACTATGGACCGCCTTCTATTCCAACAG TTATGGGACTTGCTCGAGGGAAAGGGTCTTTTCGATCCTACAACCTCTGGCAAGGCTGATAAATATGATGACCAGTCACACCTTGGCCAGATCACAGCTTTGATCGGACCCCCGCCCGTGAGCCTTCTATCTAGAGGCCAAAGAACTCCTATTTTCTACAAGCCCGACG GTGAACTCAAGGATCCTGACCGTATCCCTTGTGATTTTAGCTTTGAGAACACCATCAATTGTATGAGTGGGGAGGAGAAGCTGAGATTCATCCAATTTATCAGGAGGATGGTGAAATGGAGTCCAGAGGAAAGAAGTACTGCAAGAGAACTCCTTGAAGACCCGTGGCTGCATGAAGATTTCTCGCAAGATTAG